The Caloenas nicobarica isolate bCalNic1 chromosome Z, bCalNic1.hap1, whole genome shotgun sequence genome has a segment encoding these proteins:
- the RPL37 gene encoding large ribosomal subunit protein eL37, translated as MTKGTSSFGKRRNKTHTLCRRCGSKAYHLQKSTCGKCGYPAKRKRKYNWSAKAKRRNTTGTGRMRHLKKVYRRFRNGFREGTTPKPKRAAVAASSSS; from the exons ATG ACGAAGGGTACATCGTCGTTTGGTAAGCGACGAAACAAGACACACACCCTGTGTCGTCGATGTGGGTCCAAGGCATACCACCTGCAGAAATCCACCTGTGGGAAATGTGGTTACCCTGCTAAGCGCAAGAGAAAGT ATAACTGGAGTGCGAAGGCTAAGAGACGCAACACCACTGGTACTGGTCGCATGAGGCACCTGAAAAAGGTCTACCGTCGATTCAG GAATGGATTCCGTGAGGGAACGACACCGAAGCCCAAGAGAGCAGCTGTTGCAGCCTCCAGTTCATCGTAA